A stretch of DNA from Peromyscus eremicus chromosome 18, PerEre_H2_v1, whole genome shotgun sequence:
GCTGGCCGAACCGATAACTGTAGCGCCTGCTCTCGGCCCTGCAGCTGTCTTCGCACTGGTCCCCTTCGCCACCCCGGTTCGGACCAGACGATCCCAACGTATGCTGGGGAGGCCAGACTCTCTCCTAACGAACCAAGAGGACTAGAACCCCTGCCCTTCTCCAAGTGGGCCTGTGCCCCTCAGATAGAGTCCTGTCCCCAGGTTCCCAGTGGGCAGCTCCACGGTGGGACTGGAAGACAGCGacggctctttttttttaaattttttcctggaGTCATCTAAAATGGAGAAGATCGGGTTTCCTCCTTTGCCTTCCCGGGCACCCGAAATCCCTTAGAGACTTCGCCCCAGCCCATTCCGCCCGCGCCAGCCGCCGCCGGGCCCAGCATCCCCGGGTCCCCGCAGCGCAGCGccgctcgccgccgccgccgccgccgccgccgggccgAGGGGAGGGGCCAGCTCCAGCCCGGGCCGAGCGCCCTTCCCACCGGCATCAGGGGGCGGTGCGGAGGTCCGACCCCAAACTCCGGGAGGGAAGCGGCGTTAGGTGGGACTTGATGGAACTTGAAGGGCGAGCCCGgcccggcgggcgggcgggcggacggacggacggacggaggCTGCCTGCCTGCGTGCGCCTCGTCCCTCCCCGCCCTGACGACGACAGGAGTTGCTGGGGCGGCGGTTATGCCCCCTCCCGCTGGGGTTAGGATGGCGTGGGAAAAGCCGCCGGCTCCCGAGCCGGGGGAGGCGAAACCCAGACCGCGGGAGACCGCTGGGGCGAGCCGGGCGCGGCGGGGGAGGGGGCGACGCGGGCCGGCGTAGGGATAGGAGGGGCTCCCTCCCGGGAGAGGCGTGCGAAGCCTCGCGGTCACCCACCGAGGACGGGGGAGGAACGGGCGAGGCGACGGtgcgggggagagagagaggaagggcagCCGGCGCAGGGAAGGTCAGACCCCGGATCCCacgggaggcggcggcggcggcggcggcggcggggacgCCCTGCCCCGGACTCCCTCCGGGCCTGGAGGTGGATGCCGGGCCTCACCTGGAGCAGGGCCGGGCCGgacggcggcggtggcggcgcagGTGGCGGAGCCGGGCGGCGGcgcctcctcctcccccagcccgAGGCCGGCGGCGGCGGTGGAGGGGGGGAGGTGGCGCTTAAAGGGGCAGGAGCTAGCCGGGTGCGGACGGGCGCTCGGGGACGGCTGTCGCGAAGGCTCcgcggggggaggggaggggagggcgggTGGCGTCTCCAAAGGGGCCAGAACCGGGAAGAGAGGATCCCAGATGCAGGGGAAGACCGAAACTTGTGCGACGCAGCAGGGCACGGTGGTGGGTCTGGACCGGAGGACTCGGGAGGTCTCCCCTCTCTCCCGGCGGGCGCTCTCGGGGCGCCAGCGCGGACTTATTCGGGGAGCCCGAGAGGGAACGCAAGGCCGAGCATGTCGGGGTCACACGCACAGCGCCCTGCTAGGTAAACACGCTTCTTCCGGGCCCGATGCGTCCGTGCTACAGCTGTGGAGACTCCGGAATCAGGAAGCCACAAAGGCGAAAGCACACCCTCCCTGTCCTGTCACCGCTCTGGGTACGGTGGAGGCCATCCCCAACGGCGCAGGGAGGCCGTGCAGGACTGTGAGAATCGGCTTTAGTCATTGCTCGGTTTGgccccagccaccaccaccagcagccaccaccaccctTGCAGCAACCTCTGGGGCAACAGGAAGCAGCTGCTCAGGGCAGCCCCGACCTGGTGGTGGGTTAAAACgggggaggaggaaagacaggACTTGAAAGGCCCGAGAGAAACTAGGGGGAGGGGAGCATCTCTAGCAGGACCAGGAGTGGACTTAGTAATGGATTTTGTAAAATGCGACTCGAATCTCAGGAGTTTaaatgggggtgaggggggggctCATGGGGGAGGAAGGACGCTCGAGCCTAAGATACAGCCCCAAGCTCTTCCTGAGAGCTGTTGGCCGACGCTGGGATCTCATTTCCAGAAGCTCACCAGCTGAGCCCTGTGTACCCCCACAGTCCATTTCCTCTCCTtcacccccaaaagagcaaaggtTAGGCCCCTCCCCTGCTGAGTCAGCCGGGGAGGGAGCTCGGCATCCCTCAGGCCTTTCCCAGGGGCGGCTGTCTTACTTACCCATGTCAGGCTGGCAGGACTCCGGATTAGGACCCAGCTTCTCACCGTCCTTGAGTCTCGCTTCAGTTGAAGGCTGGAGTTAGGTCCTCCCCAACTGTAAGCTGGGaactcgaaaaaacaaaaaagccaatgTATGCTTCCTGCGAAGCGCAGAGTCTGAACTGCTGTAGGGTGATGTCCCTGTATGACAgactggggtgggagggaggagggaagggcggGGCTTTcactgggtggagagagggaggaggcgaGGACAGGGCCGGCCGGGAGAATATGGAGGAAGGTTAGAACTATGTTATCACTCAGCCTGGTGGAAGAGGATAGtgaagggagaaggaaacagTTGCCGCTAACGAGAGGGTAAAGGTTCTCGATAAATGCTGGAGGACCGGAACACCGGCGTGCCAATGACCTTTAGTTTCCAAGCCTGTATTTGGGTGACAAAGCAGAGACCTGTACCCTTAGGGTCTGGAGGAGTCAGGATCGGGAGGCGGCGTCCCCACCTTCATAACCACCTTTCCCCCCAACCCGAGCGTCTACCGAACACAAACAACTCTGGGGCGCCACCTCCTGTCCAGATCTCGACACGGGCGGCACTGGAGTCAAGGACGTCATAGACGGATCGGAGGAGGCTCTCCTAGAGCCCTTCCTCAACCGTCCAGGCCACAGCAGGCCACAGGGGACTCGGAACTGGAGTTCAGCTGACTGCCCGGCTTCTGTCCTATGTGGACAACCTTGCCAGGTGGAGCTTATGGATGTAGGCTCCTCCTCAGGACAAAAGCTCCGGCTGGTTTGTAAACAGTCATTAGATGACAGAAAGACCTCCTAGCAAAGAGCTTTTAATAGATTTCAAAATGGTGAGATTCCAGTTCTTGTAGTCTTAAATGCTGCCACAGGAGGACACTAGCTGGACTCACACATTCTGTAGGGCACAAAACACGCCCTAGTATATTACACTAAGGCACACATTGAAGAGGAACCAACTTGTTCAAAAACCCCAATGGCAACACTAAAAATTGGTCTTTCCTTGCAAAATTAAATCTTCCTAAATTTTCATAGCCAGCAGAACCTCAAACACAAAACATTTAAGTCTAGGCTTGTTGAACTATCTGGAGGCTGTATATTAGGAACTTTCTCAAGAATGAAGGCCTAGACAAGGCCCAGAAGACCCTCAATTATAACAAATATTCAACATTTCCTGAAAAcaatccctgtcttgaaataagccAACCTGTTTTCCCTGATACCCTCTTTATAACAATCATCccgtggactggagagatgatttagtggttaagagcatgggctgctcagAATaccagttcaattcctagcacccacacgggaCTCCAAACTGTCAATAGCTTCAGTTCTAGGGGAACCGATGCTCTTCTGGCAAAATCCAGACATTAAAATCTTCTTGCACcgtgtctgtgtgtacatttaatcccatttgggaggcaggagcaggttcTGGGTGTGAGGAGTGTGATATACTACATAGAGGGGGGTGTGGGTATTGTGGGGCATACTtgcaatcttagcacttggaaggctgaggcaggatcacTGAGGCCAGACCAAGACTACCAGCAAgattcaaaaaacaaagaagttgTATGAAATGCTTGGAAGCAAATAAATAGATTTGTCTAAACAAATACCGTAAGAACCAAGCTGAGCTCTTATGACCTCACTAACCACAGGAAACTTCACAAGACCCACAAAATTTCATTCATGAATGGATCTTCATTTCTGATAATCCTTTCAAGCATATAACCTGACTTTATGCTAAATTTGACCTCTCCTAGTATTGTAGGCTGTTTCAGAAGCAAGACAGACAAGTGAGGGGTGTACACTTTATTGAAAACTTTAAATACTCCAGATAGGACATCACATCTTCAGTCAAGGCTCTTTGTGTGGCCTACACAGAAACCGAGCTTTCAGCACGGAGAATACAGTACAGAGTTTGCAGAAGGACCCCTCACGATGCATGCTCTTCTGCCAGCTTATCGGCCTTTGCCACAGCTTCTTCAATGGGTCCCACCATATAGAAAGCTTGTTCTGGGAGGTGGTCATAGTCACCTACACAGAGGAAAATACAATGGTAAGAAGTAGAGTTACATCGACCTTCTGCAGTATAAACAACCTCAGCAATTGAGGCCATTGGCCAGGCTGATGAATTCTTATCATCCAAGAAAACTTTCTTAAACTTCCAAGTGAAATTTACTTTGTGTTTTGGACAAGGTTTCATTACATAACCCTGACTGGCTTTGACCTcaagaacccacagagatctacttggaaatactgggactaaagatgtgcaccaccacacctgtctcctTCCAAGTATAAGGTAAGACAAAGATGTAGATTAAGAACACTTAattaaaccaagtgtggtggtggtgcacacctttaatcccagcacccaggaggaagaggcaggagatctatgggttcaaagccagcctggtatacgggtagttccaggacagccagggctacacagagaaaccctgtcttgacgaaaaagaaaaggaaaataaaataaaaaatcacagtttgaggctggagagacggctcagcaggttaagagcatggcctgctcttccaggagacacCAGTTCAgatcttagcacccacatggtggctcacttgtcacctttctggcctccattggcTGTTCAGGAAACCTAACTCCTTGTGGGCtcttgcatgcatacatatacactcaggcacataaacattgaaaaatatatacatatacagtttGGAACACCAGAGTTCAAATTCTTATTCTCTGGCTCAGTGTCATGGGACAGTTTAATATTTTCTGTgctgtcagagaagcagagtagtgGCCCCTTTAATGAAAGGTACACAGTATATATCCTTTGTTGGAGTGGGGAGATAGCACAAACAATCATGTTTATGGTTAGCTTGGTAGAAAATCTCACCTGCTAAAATCTGCTGGAACCCTTTAATGGTCTCCTTCAAGGGCACCAGCTTTCCCATATGACCCGTGAAGACCTCAGCAACCTGGAATGGCTGAGACAGGAAGCGCTGTATTTTCCTTGCACGGGACACAGTCAATTTATCTTCCTCAGAAAGTTCATCCATACCCAAGATGGCAATGATGTCCTGGAGAGATTTGTAGTCCTGAAAGAAAACAAGATGAAAGGACAGAGTTAAGTACACACTCCTTTAACTTGGAACTCTGTTAGAAAAGTTCCAGGTGAGCCCTGGCCAAGATTTTGTCTAGTTCTTCCTAGTCCTCATCAATTTCACTAGAAAAACTGGATTCTAAAGGTGAAGTACGCTGAAACTGGGGACCTCATCAGCAATACCAACCCATTCCCAACTTCCCTTGCTCCAGAACAAATGGCACAAACGACCAGAGAAGACCCAGGCCTCAAGCAGTTCTCAGACTCCTTCCGCTGACCCCGCGGAGCAGACACTCACCTGCAGGATCTTCTGCACCCCCCGGGCAACATCGTAATGCTCGCTGCCAACGATATTTGGATCCATAATTCGAGAGGTGGAGTCCAGAGGATCCACAGCTGGATAGATGCCCAGCTCGGCAATCGCACGGGACAGCACAGTCGTAGCATCCAGATGGGCAAAGGTGGTTGCAGGGGCAGGATCAGTCAAGTCATCAGCAGGCACATAGATAGCCTAGAGTGAGTCAAGAACGCATGGAGATCAGCAGCAACCAAACTAATTCCTACTCAGGCCATCTGCTTTTCCAACCTGTCTCACTTTGTCTTACTAAAAaggcccaggctagtctcaaaatcAAGATCATTTTGTATTAGCATCCTTGGTCAGctggtggtgtcacatgcctttgatcccagcatccgggaagcagaggcaggagaatctctgaattgaggccagcctggtctacagaccctgtctcaacaccccccccaaaaaaggcaaaacaaaacaaacaaaaactttcagcACATTAATAATTAAGCGAACATGAACGTAAGAGTGCACAATAGGGGGTTGCAGAGATAGcgcagcggttaagagcactggctgctcttccagaggacccgggttgaagtcccagcacccatgtggcagttcacagctgtctgtaactacagttccagaagatctgataccttcacacagacatacatgccaggtaaaacaccaatgcacataaaataaaaataattaaaaaaaaaaaaaaaagaagagtgcaCAATAGTTAAGTGAACATGAACCTAAGAGTGTATGCACCTCAGGTGATAAGGCATGTTTAACAGTCAAAGCCTTGGGGTCAAGCCCCAGAATACTTGTCCCACAACACACCAACAAGGAAACAATGAAAGCCAGATGTGATGATGGctcccatctgtaatcccaacacttatgACACAGGCAGGAGTTGGGAAACTAAGCTGGGTAGATAGTAAGCACCAAGCCAGCTAGAACTACACAGGCAGAtctagtctcaaaacaaaagttgtattttattattatggtgTGTCCTCATGGGTTTATGTGCATAATATGTATTGATGAGTCTGCAGAaggtagaagagggtgtcagatcctctggaactagagttacaggtagttatgagccaccattaGGTATTGGGAATAGAATCCAGATCCattgcaagagcagaaagtatttttaactgctgagagaTTGCTCCAGCCCCAGACACCTTCACATCATTACATGAATGTTTAATTTTCTGGGTTTTGTGAGACAAACCCTGAGTGTCATGTAGTCAAGTTagccaggaacttgctctgtagctgaaAACAGCCCTGAattgctgatcctcctgcctcttcccatgTGCTAAGATCATAGCATATAACACCAGACCCAgctagaaagcatttttttttaaaatttaccctTTTCAGTCTGGCATGCAAACCCAAAATTTTACACATTATTCTAACTGGTTAACTCTCCCTATTCAAAACCCTTTTGGGGAgtatgcatgcatttaatcccaatacttgggaggcagatggatctctgagtctgagaccagcctggtctacaaatcaagttccaagGCTATATAATgattaaaccctgtctcaaacaggcccccaaataaacaaataagcaggCCAGCCTCCTTTTCCTGaaaactgtgtagaccaggttgatcttgaactcagagatccacctgcttctgccttctgagcgctgggattaaaggtgtgtgtgcaccacTCCACCCAGACACaaacagagacagggtttctctgtgtagctttggagcctgtcctggatctcactttgtagaccaggttggacttgaactcacaaagatttgcctggTTCTGGCTCCCGTGTgcctaaaggcatgcgccaccaccgcccagcacaaacTACCTTTTTAATGCACATGTATGACCAGTACAGATgttcaccatgtgtgtgcaggttgtCTAtgacaggccagaagagggcagcagatcctcctgagctggagttacaaatggctatgcaCCATCTGACATGGGTAGAGGGAACTAAACTAAACCTAGTCCTCTGGAGAGAtagaagagctcttaaccactaaactcTCTCTCCAGGCCAACATGTAACAAGGCTTTATATCTTCCCAGATTCCTTTCTACCAACTGAAATCTTTACCCACTTAATTATTCTTACCTGCACAGAGGTGATAGACCCCTTCTTGGTGGTGGTGATTCTTTCCTGCATTGTACCCATGTCAGTGGCGAGGGTGGGCTGGTAGCCTACAGCAGAAGGGATTCTGCCCAATAAGGCAGACACCTAAAAGATCCAAGTGAAGAAAAGGTTTATGTGTCTACATCTTTATCCTAGTATGTCCAACTGGTCCTCTCTAGGCTCCCCGTACCTCTGATCCAGCCTGGGTGAAACGAAAGATGTTGTCGATGAACAGCAGGACATCCTGACCTTCTTGGTCTCTGAAGTATTCAGCAACGGTAAGACCAGTCAGAGCTACCCGGGCGCGAGCACCAGGTGGTTCATTCATCTGACCATATACCAACGCCACCTGTGGTAAGTACACAAATCAGAAGAGTTAGCAGGTTCCCAAGCGGAGAAAGGAACCACCAGGGAACTCCCACTTAGGGGCCAATGTTTCTGTTTAAATTTCTTCTCCCATTAGACATGAAATTCAAAACACAAAAGATAATTTCCAAAttggaaatatatatacataaaacaggtCTTGAGATATGTGAATCACCTCCATTCAATCCCTGCAAATTAGCTTTCAAACAACTGGATTATCTACCCCAAAACTAAAGACTAGATACCCCACATCAGAGGCAATGTACATTGGTATACTGTAAAACGGTACTATTAAGTACTTTGTTTACAGGTTCTGGGACACTTAGCACCAAACATAAAACATGGTTTCAGCCGGCACTAGTTTTCAGAGCTTACCTTGGAGGTGGCGTCTTTTAGGTTGATAACACCAGATTCAATCATTTCATGGTACAAATCATTGCCCTCACGGGTCCTCTCGCCAAcaccagcaaatacagagtaacCACCATGGGCTTTAGCCACATTGTTGATTAACTCCATGATCAGTACTGTCTTTCCAACGCCAGCCCCACCGAAGAGTCCTACGTTAAGAAGTAGTATTTCAGATCTCTGCATTCCCAAGTTAAACAACCTTCAAAAAATGTTCACTCCTGTCCATCTTTTCCCTTCTCAGAAATGGCATCTGGCTTCAGCAAACTCAGAAGAACGAAAGTCAGAAGCTAATCATCAGTGAAGGATATCAACACATACTCAGAAGATGGCATTTCCCTTCCTTACTATATTTCGAAAGCATGTATCAACCCCAAACATACCGATCTTGCCACCCTTGGCGTACGGGGCCAACAGATCCACCACCTTTATACCAGTCACCAGGATTTCCTGTTCAACACTCATCTCTATGAACTCAGGAGCTTCAGCATGAATAGCAGCAAATCTGTAAGGTTGAAATAAAGAGGATCAGTTAACTGTTCATTGTGCTGAAAAGTCCCCACCAACAAGCCCAATCCTGTCCAGGTAAGCTGTCATGTAACATCTAACTTTCTGCAATCAAGACTTTGTCTTGGGAATAAATAACCCCCTTTCTTGAACCTTAATGCAACAAAATTCTTCTACATACCAACAGGAAAATAAAGACCTGTAAATTTCAGAGACTCCATGACCTAAGCCACGAACTCAAGCTTTAAATAACCAATGGGGGGGCTTCAACTTCTCTACCTCTAGCTCCAATACCTGAATACAACAGAAATTGAAGCAGTACTGTAGGAAAACTGTGCTTTATTACAAGTTATTAGCTAATGTGTAAAAACTGCAAGAGTTCCTGTGTTCACAAATTAATGAGAGGAACTTACTGCTTGGTTTTGATTGgccctctctcatcaattggtTCTCCAATGACGTTCATGATTCGGCCCAAGGTCTCAGGACCAACGGGAATTTTGATCGGTGCGCCTGAATCCAGTACTTTCTGGCCTCTAACCAAGCCTTCAGTACCATCCATAGCGATGGTTCTGACGGTGCTCTCCCCTGTCAGAAAAACGAATCAGAGGTTACACGCACCGTCGCATAACAGTACTTGGTGGTGACCAAAAGCAAACAAGGCTCCCTCTCTCAGCAACCGAATGCGGCTTCAGCAAACTCAGAAGAACGAAAGTCATTTTGATAACATCATCACAGAAGGGAGACGGTATGGATTTTGTGATACTTAAGCTGAACTAGCTCTTTAccactcctaaaaaaaaaaatcctacttacCCAAGTGCTGGGCCACCTCTAAAACCAGTCTGGTATCCCTGCCCTGCACTTCCAGGGCATTCAGGATGGGTGGTAATCCCTCATCGAACTGGACGTCCACCACGGCGCCGATGACCGCCACGATCCGGCCGGTGGCACCACCGGCCTTGGGCGACGGGGCCGTCTGCGCCGCATAGTCTCTGGCTAAGAGACAAAGAGATACGGGACGGCGCAGGGGGGTCAGGACAGCTAAAGGTCAGCGGAAGCCCCGACTTACCCCCAAGGAAGGGCGAGTTGAGCCCCGGTCTCCGGCTGGCTGGGAAGGCGTGCGGAGAGGGCCACGCTGCACTCGGACCCTGCCCGCACCGCGCTCCGACCTCGTGCCCAAAACCGCCATGGCTCTGGAGTCCGTATCCCCCGCCGCGCCGCAAGGTCAAGGCAGCGGCCCGCCGCCCCCCACCGCCAAACGGGACCCTGCGGATCCGACTGACGCCCCCGCGGGCGACTGTCCCTGCCCCCTCCAGCCCGCCGCAGGACCGCTGCCCGCCGCTGGACCGCCGCCCGCCGCCCCGGGTTTCCTTACGGAGCCCGCATCGCCTAGGCCCAGGCTCAAGGTCACGGGGAGAAGGGACGAGGCCCGCCTCTCGAGGAAGGCGCTTACCGGGATGGACCGCGGCGGGGGCGGCTCGCAGTAAGAGCTGCGCCTGGGGTAGCGACGCCGAAGGGCCGAGTCCCCGCAAGGCCCCGGAGGCCGAGGCCGAGGCCACACGCCCCACAAGACTCAACATGGCGGAGTCCGGGTGGAGACTGAACGCCGCAGCGCTCCCCGCCGCCGGTCCTGCAGTCGGGGCGAGGCCGCCTCCGCCGTCGGCGCAGCCATTGGGTGAGTGTGCTGCTCATCATTCGCAGCGACGCTCCTATAGGGTGAAAAAGCTCGGCGCTCCCCAGCTATTGGTCTAAACGGGTGCCAATCTGAAACGCCTTTTTTTAATTGGAGGAGCGGCCCTCTGAGCCTCGAAACCTGATTGGGCCCTAGGAATGTCAGTTGGAGAGGGTACTTGGCGGAACTACGTTGAAGCAAAGGGGCGGGGTTCCTGCTGGACGCGTGGGGCAGGCTGTCTTTGACTGTCCTTGGACCTTGAGTTAGGTGACAGCCACGGAGGTTAACCCAAGTGGTGGCGTCCTGGAAGTCAGGAGCCTCCTGCGGCACCAAAACGTGCGTTTCCCCCCACAGGAGCGCGGGTGGAAGTTTCCAGGCGGCTCAGCAAGTCAGAAGCCTGGTTATCATTTGAAGCCACGCAGTGGAAGAAGCTAGCAACCCATCCTTCGAGAGACGATGCTCTGCATCGAGGAGACAAGGTTATTTATAACACTCGAGGGGTCAGTTTGGGTCCCGTAGCCATGGAAAGAAATTGCCCTAGCCAGACGTGGTGGCAGAACCCTGTGATCCCAGTGTGACAGGtacagacaggaagatcaggaggtcTCAGGAGGTCAACTTGAActacttgagaccttgtctcaaacacaaaaCGAAAGAACGGAAGTAGTAAGATTTTGGCTGTGATATGTACGTAGAAATCCCTACGATAAAGTGTAAAGGAAGAATATGCCAAGGTCACGTTTGCCTGAAACCACGATCCTTTAGTTTGTAGCTAAGGTGAAAGATGAGCCCtgagtgagaagcctgagccggGTCTCAGAGGGCTTTGGAATGAACGTGTGGGTTCCTCCAGGAGGGAAAGTCACAGTCAATGACATCCTTTCCTGAGACACCGACTTCATTCAGCGACAATGGGGATGACGGGGGCGGGGCGAACACACACAGCTGGACTGTTTCCATCACCTTCCATTACTTTCTCGTTTTTCCCCATGACGATTTTTCTGCATTACTGTTTGGCAGTGGAGAGCTAGCAAAGGCTGTATGTAGCCAGGGGAAAAAAGAATGCCTAAGCTGGAAGTGCCGTATCTAAGCACAGGGCATActtttgtgtgtctgtggtaCTGGGGCTTCACACGTAACAAGCACTCTACAACTAAGTTATTTCTCTAGACCCACTCACTTCAACTGCCTCTGTCCTCACCACAAGTGCTGTAATAACAGGCATATGCCATGACACCTGCAGAAAAAGGAGTTCATAGTCTTGCTCTGCTCCACAGCAAtcccttttgtttgctttttaatgctGATGGGTATTTTGAGTGTTTGGGCGTAGGAGGCCAAAAGATACTATCAGATCTCttccgggaactggagttactgacaccTGACAAGGGTGTTGGGAACGGAACCCTGGAAGAAcaactgttaactgctgagctaccacTCCAGGCCTCACCTCTTCCactttgaggcagggcctctgtaGTGGTTTGTCTGAGagtggcccccagaggctcatatatttgaatgcttagtcaccagggagtggaagtgcttgagaaggattaggaggtgtggtcttggtgGAGGAGGTaaatcactgggggtgggctctgaggtttcagaagtccaCACCAGGTCCAATCTCCCCATCATCCTGCCTCTCCTGCCCGAGGATCAGGattcagctctcagctactgctacaGCCCCATGTCTGTTTGCTTCCCATGATGATGACCAAGGACTAACCTTTTAAAATTATGAGCAAGCTCCCAGCTAAATGTCTTTTTATAAAAGTCACCTTGAGCATGGTTCTCTTCACAGGGgtaacagtaactaagacagtctcactatgtaatgtAGCCCTGATGGCCTCTAATTTACTGTTATGTAAACAAGGCCGG
This window harbors:
- the Atp5f1b gene encoding ATP synthase subunit beta, mitochondrial; the protein is MLSLVGRVASASASGALRGLGPSASLPQAQLLLRAAPAAVHPARDYAAQTAPSPKAGGATGRIVAVIGAVVDVQFDEGLPPILNALEVQGRDTRLVLEVAQHLGESTVRTIAMDGTEGLVRGQKVLDSGAPIKIPVGPETLGRIMNVIGEPIDERGPIKTKQFAAIHAEAPEFIEMSVEQEILVTGIKVVDLLAPYAKGGKIGLFGGAGVGKTVLIMELINNVAKAHGGYSVFAGVGERTREGNDLYHEMIESGVINLKDATSKVALVYGQMNEPPGARARVALTGLTVAEYFRDQEGQDVLLFIDNIFRFTQAGSEVSALLGRIPSAVGYQPTLATDMGTMQERITTTKKGSITSVQAIYVPADDLTDPAPATTFAHLDATTVLSRAIAELGIYPAVDPLDSTSRIMDPNIVGSEHYDVARGVQKILQDYKSLQDIIAILGMDELSEEDKLTVSRARKIQRFLSQPFQVAEVFTGHMGKLVPLKETIKGFQQILAGDYDHLPEQAFYMVGPIEEAVAKADKLAEEHAS